The genome window TTTTCTCTGAGGAGTACAAAAAATATCCTGTAGGCTATGAAGGCCTTTGATACAAATCTGgtggaaacaaaacagaacaagtcAAACAGTTGCTTCCTAAGGAAATAATCTAGAACAGCATCATAATGAACCGAACCGGGCATCTGAACATAACACAAGGCATGACATGCCTAAAAATCCCAGGTGGATGGTTCATCCTCTCCAGTTCAACAGGGAGGCTGCCACTTGACTCActcctctcctgcagggagaTTGTCTTCAATTCGCCTAATAAATTTCATCCTGATTTCTGTGACTCCATCTCCTTTCAATGTGTCTTGGACAAATTTGACATCCACAGCCATCTGAACCTGCAGGGTGGAAAGGGACAGAACCACATGCTTTTGAGACACAAAACCAGAATTCACCAGAAGACTGCCTAGCAGATCTGGAAGCTGCATTGAGGATGGAGGACAAGGGAAACCCTCCCATATTACTATACAAAAGGATTCCTGGTTATCCCTCCCTCTTTACCACCCTTACCATTTATCATTCACGTAGTATAGAACAGAAAGTGCTAATGCATATTTCACAACTGTAGGAACACTTTGCccattgtactgtcgaaggctttcacggccggaatcactggggtgctgtgtggttttgccCATTCTTAATGCCAGCACAATATTTTTACTTCGACCAAGAAAACATAGCCAAACACAAACAAGGAGACAGAAATTaatcccctcctccccatcctgTGTTCTGCActttcatttcaaaatatttagaGCTGACACTTCCCTTTCCAGAAAGACATGCACATCAGTTGCAAAAACCTTGCATAGTGGCACAAGAGCTGAGGGTATGCTTCATAGGGTATGCTTCATAGCTACCAGCTGTTTGCAAGTACAGAATATTGTAGACTTTACCAGCCTGAGGAATCTTGGTTGCCATTAAACCAAATAAAAAGATAAAGCAGCAAGATTAGCAGAGCAGAACGTGTAAAGAAACTGTATAGTGAATGCTAGAGGACTAACTTTAAGTGAGCATGTTTCTGTTGATCAAAGGACTGCATTCTTTTGATCTCCTTCTCATCCGGCTATCAGGCATGACTATTCTAACCCTGATCACTGTGCTCTCCCTTCCTACTCCTTTAGAGATCATTCTATTTTTTTATAATGATCCAAATTGTACGACCTCCAGAAGTTGAAGAAGATAAAGTGTCCCAAATAGGATTGTATATGTGACATTAACACAGCGTGGATTTTTTGACAGGATACAGAAGACACACAGGTACTGTTATTTCATTCCTTCCAACATGTCCTTCACACACAGAAAGAAATTTAGTTGCTACTTCCTCTACCATCTTCCGCTCCTCACCATTTCCAAGGCTCCCCGCAGTACCCCACACAAGAGGTTAGAATAAATAAGAGACGAGTGGTTATCGGGCAGCTCCACAAAGTCCACCAGAGGATTGTTTTCAAGGATGAGGGAGAACTCgtcacctgctgggctccaattTGTGATGCTTGGGGTAATGCCCAAGTACATTTTAAAGGCCACCTGTCAAACAAGACGAATACAAGGAAAAGAGTGAACTCTTGACAGCAACGTGTTCAGCATGCTGCTGCCCAGCAAAAGGTTAGCAGTAACTATCCAAATTGAAACCTTTTGATGCAAATCACTgcctatatcaggggtccccaacgcagtgcctgtcaagtgtttttaggaagtggcagAGCTTGTGCatagcagggcttctgactggctgagcagatttttaaaaacctttggcagcagctgctgacaCAATACAAAAATCTTCATTGAATGACTGGTGCTAAGTTGCATGTATAcaagaacatatttttaaagagtGCGTTAATTTTACAAGGCagcctgttaaacagagcttctgcctgaaatgctgaagaccTGCTACGAGGGTTATGCATAATCTCACTCCCTGACATATGATGgttgctccacctcctgcagcagccatttggtGGTTGTGTCCACCACccggtgtcagaattccaaaggtgctcacaagCCCAAAAAGGATAAGGGACCTCTCATTGACATTGATAAGACAATGAGGGACACATCTTATAAGAAGCAGTTCTGTACAGCAGACGCAATGACATTGTCTCTTGAAAATGGTTCAGGAACATTTGAGTAACGTGCTGTCGCACTCGAAGCAATTTTGATTTATCTCAGTTGCTGCTTTAATAAGTTAACAGAAAACATCTGATGTGAGCTGGCTTTCCAGTTTCTAGGAAATAAATGCAGTTGTACCACAACTCTTTTCATGTTGCTAACAGGCCAGAAGTCACTTACATTTATGTGGGATCATAAGTCAATCAAACTGCCAGAAGTTGCTGATCTATAACAATGGAGTCAGACAATGATCTATAACAATGGAGTCAGTTCATGATTGGTTAGGATTATGAGCTTGGTCTCTGAGGTCAAGTGTTCCGCTCTGTTCACTAACCTAATAGGTCCAGATTCCATATTCATGCCCCCTTTCATCCCAATTTTCTGTATGTAAGGGGGTGCATAAGCAACTGCTTTTTCAAATACTAGTTGGAAAAGCCTGCACTCAGACTTGCAAGATAAACCCAACTGGAATCAAGGCCAAAGCTACCTTCCCTTTAGGTCAAGGGTCTGaaacctgtggatctccagatgttcatggactacaattcccatcagcccctgccagcatggccaattagccatgctggcaggggctgatgggaattgtagttcatgaacatctggagagccacaggttccagaCCTCTGCTTTAGGTTAAATGCTCTACTGATTGTTACCTGACTCCACAGGAATCAAATGTTATCTCAAACATATTGGAAAGCAAAACAATAGAACATATTGAGCACAAAGGAACATAATCAAGGTACGCACGTTACCTTTGCAATGACATCTGCAGTTTCTCGGAAGTCGTGGCATCTCCCCACATTGGAACGAGCCAGAAAGTCTTCTATAAGCCGAACACCTATGTTGTAGCCCCTGTTGAGAGAGCCAGACAGAAGCAAGCAATAAAACATGccagcttcagagatctgaactTTGAGGAATTCTAAATATCggtgtgtgggggaggagagaCTGCTAATCATTTatgttctctctcttttattaAGAATGCAGAATGATTGGATTAACAGTCCCCAGTAAGTGTAAAGCCGAAAGAgaaaacccccaccccctgcccaggcCAGATCAGTGCTTACCAACTGCTTGTTCCCTTACATTTTATCAAGCTGCTTGTTAACGTCTTCGTCGTTCTCGTAGTCTTTACAGAGCTGAGTGACCAGCGCCCCATAAGTCAGCGTGAAGAGCTCCGAGCTCTAGACAAATTCAAAAGGCATTTAGCGTCGGCCAGACAGGGAAGGTCTGTGAATGTATAAGGGACTATTACCTCCAAGGGGTAGTATAATTTGGCTTGAAGAAGAAAGGGGCAAGAAAACTTCTGCCTCAAAAGAAACATTATACGCAGTGAATTCTGCAGGTACCTCCCAATTTAAAGAGGTGGAGGGGATATCAATCAGCTCACCAGGAAAAAGAAAGACGTCAAACCATTTTGCCTACAGGTGTCAGCTGATTGCCATGGAAAGGAAAGGCTACTTTTATCAGCGATGGATAGGtagcttccttttcccttcttcctcttcaggCCTCAGTCTCAACTTGAGGAAAGCAGCCATCTACAGGCTGTTCAATCTACAGAAGCCTATaaacattcgggggggggggcacacttctGGTTCTGGTCATGACTGACTAGACATCTTGGTTTACAGGTTTTAAGAGCTGAGAGCCACTGCTGGCTGTGTCAGACTTCCAGTCCCCTGAGAAAAGGGAGTCTTCTGGCTGCCAGTAGGTCATAAGAGCGGCCTGGAAAGTGCTCTGAAGTGAAAGCTCTGGGAGGCCACCGTTTTGCTACGGACCAGGCTCCATCTGGCTACTCAGTAGGAGTGCTGATTTCTTTCTGGGAATACTTAATTTttattgaaataaagtttttatgtTCCATGCAACATAAACTTGATTTTAACTGATGAAAAGTGAAGGCACTCACCCCCCTCCCATGTTCATCTGAACTATAAATTTTCAGCTTGTCGCAAGTCGCAACTACTTAAATCACATTCTGCTTGTGGCTGGCAACACTGGGCATACACTGGAAACAATTATCCATGAACTCTAGCGATAAAAACTATTCCTTAAAACAGAGATAGCTGACTGAAGGCAGAGATGCTGCAAGCAGACGCAATTTGTGGTGCTCCTGAACAGCTCCCGAATGGGCCCATGACCAGGTGTGCCCTATGCTTCTCTTACCTCTCCCGAGGCATTCTGCTTGGCAGTTCGTTTGGGAACCATAATGTCATTCTCTTACTCTGAATCTTGTCTCATCACTGGCTAAAGAATAACCTCTTCTGCTTTGAAAAAATGTTCCAAAGAATAAGAACTTAAGTGGAGCcttgtgctgaatcagaccagtggtgctAGTAAAGCATCCTGTTTTAAACAGCACCTGATCAACTGACCTGAAGGACAACGAAACAGGACAAAGTCCTCCTCTGGTATTGCCTCTTAGCACTGTGTTTCAGAGATCTGCTGCCTCCAAATAGGCagttaccatggctagtagctactgatGGTCTGTCCCTTCATGAATATGTCTGGTCTCCTATAAAGTCATCCATGCTTGCGGCCATCAATATGTCCATGGGCTGTGAACTCCACAATTTAATAACTTATTGAGTAAAGCAGTACATCCTTTTGTCGCtactgaatctattgcccatgaGCTTCATTCAGTGCCCCCAAGTATTCGTTTTatggggcagaaagaaagagtTCCCTTTTCTactttctccaccccatgcatagttttataaacctctataatGTCCCTCCTTTGGTCATCTTCTCTCTGAACTGAAAACATCCAGACTATCTAGCCTGCCAGAGGGTAcactgcccccccaaaaaaatctagcTCTGTACTTGGAAAGATTTTGTGATGGAAATGCAAGCTTGGCAATCTTCAACTATTTATTAGTTTTTCCACATGCATCATTGAGCATAGCCTTCTATttaagagcggggggggggggagatcctatCATCAAAGTGGGGGGAGCTGCTGTGCCTCCATGACATTCTCCACACTTGGAGctgctgattttctttttaaccaTCATGTGGCAGTCAACTTACAGCAATGCCATAGCGTTTCCAAGGTAAAATACATTTAGAgcttattgcctgcctctgtgtagcaactctggtattccttggtaatttcccatccaaatactgaccagtaTCCaaatccaaccctgcttagcttccaagatctaataaaACTGGGCTAGCCTGAAATATGCTACCAAATTGAACCCGCAGCTAACAGAAAAGTTATTGTAACCATGTTTTTCTGTTAAAGATTGAAACCTATCGAGATGTGAATGTATCTGAAATAGATATCAACTATATAAACTGAGCAGAGCACTGCTCAGTGCTTTATTCAAGTTTCATTTATACAGCACAAATAGCTTGTATCAGATTAAGAAACCTATCACCTACCATGAGATGCATAGATGCAGAAGGTGAAATGAATGGCAAATACCAATACTAAGGAACGAAAGCAACAGGCAAgcagaaagaggggggaaaagacaaACATCAGAATTTAGTGAGACAACAGAAATTGTACCACGTTCTCACAAGCTCCTATAAAGCCAAACTGCAGAAGAGAGTGTCTTCCATCATGTTTGAAATTAAACCTTATTAAGTGTTGCGTAGGATCTCAGGATGCTGTTCACATCCAGCAACAAGTGATCAAGCCAGAATCAGCTGATCTCTTAGAAAGCTACAAGATGATGCTTTGGCTTCATTTTGGAAAGAGCAAGGAAATTCTCTGCAGCACCAAGGCTGAAATCAGCTGAATTGAGTAGCTTGAAAAGCAACTGCTTTCACCTCAGCTAATCCACCTATCAGGAAAGAAGTCAACTGGCAGACACACCCACAAACACAAAAAGGGCTTAATTGGTTAGTAAGTAAAGAACCACAGCATTTCAGCGAATGCATCCATAAGTCAATTGAACAGAACAGTAAATAAAGGATGCCTGGTTAATACTAGTGCAAAGTGCACCTATCAAATGCTTTAAGTTCCCAAATGTTCCTTATCATTAGATATTAGGAGAGTAAAAATAAACATTATGCATGCATTTGCTGTTCTGGATCAAAGCTATTGTTTAATGATCTCCTATGTTACAAAAAGAGGTGATGGCTAGAAAAGAACTTTTGAGCCAGATGAGCAGAAACTTCTTCCAAGCACTTCTATCTACTAAAAACAGAATGCCAGAAATGTGTAAAGCATTCAAGTTGGTTGACCAATAATACCATTAACACCACTCCCAAAATGAGTAAAGCTTTTTCTGcatgattgtggtgggttttccgggctgcgtggccttggtctggtggatcttgttcctaatgttttgcctacatctgtggctggaatcttcagaggtgtatcacaaagagaagtctgttacacactgtgctgCACTGACCTTCTAGCCACTAATACCCTAATCCCATTAATTGGAAGAGGGGGGTGGGAAGCAACATATGGACATTTAAGATGTGTCAACTGAAGCAGTGCCCCACCCCCTAACCAAAGGACCACAACTGAACTTCATTAgcacaaacaaattaaaaaacaggcTTCACCAACATTGCTATCTATACATGACCCCAGAAGATGACCAAAGTGTGATGAAAGCAAAGTTGAACCCAGACAGAATGAATTTAATATGTACTGTGACTGTTATGCTTGCCTCCTCTACCTTATTTTCACTGCAGTAGTAACATAGAACTACATTAAACTCGAGACATACCAATACAAAACATGTGATAGATTGCTGTGCCTAATCCAAGGTATTTTCATGAAACCTACTAAAGTACGCCTGCAAAAACTTACTATCAGAATGAAGATCAGTCTGTGGCGACATCCCACTACTTTACATCCTATTTCAGTTACTCATGACTGCATCTGCTCCACTCTCAAGTTAGACAGTACCAAGAACTGGCATGAATTCCAGAGAGGAACCTTTGCTAAGTTagttgcattgaaagtggataggAATCTAGGAGGCACCTTAAAAGCCTGAACCATAAGGTTATTCCAGGGATTTTTAACAAAATCACAGGGACAATCTATATATTTTCAAATACATTAAGAACCTGGGGGCATTCAGTATTCCAGGCAGTCCCATCTCCCCATCTGTAATGCAGTTTATACTGCTCACCCCAGCCTGAAGATAAAATCCTGGATTTCTTCCTTGAgtggttgttggggggggggggggtgtacaagAAATGGGAACCAAGCCTAACACTGAGTTGGTTGACAGTCATCAGGCACAAAGATCTCATTGAATCTTTCTGAGATCTATGAGGGATAAGCATTTTGCAACTATATCCTAGATAAATACAACTGTCTCTTCTGCAGCACTGCATCTCATATTTCCCCTTTTAGACTTGGGGGAGGGGTCTTTGATGACAGTACTCCATAGCTAGTGGATGGAAGTGAATTAGGTTAAGATGACAGACTCTCCCCAGAGGACACTGTGGTCCTTTGAAAATGACCTTCTTGTGGTCCCCAGCCCTAAAACTATCCAGCTCTcatcaaccagggccagggctttcttggtCCTGGCCCAGTGGAACTCCATTTCTACTGAGATCCAGGGCAGGCTCTGCAGGactggttgaggcagctacagtttacAGTTGAAATAGTGCTGGCCtccctaattctttcccccactcAGGCCTTTTCCTCCTTCCATCCTCTTAATTTATGATAAAATTACACTAGGAAAGAGATATTAGGAacaggataatttttttaagtctGAAGAACATCATCTGGGTGGGATAGTTTTAGTAAATTTGGAACTGTTTTCATGGATTTATGGAAACGTCTCATGGATTATGAAATTGTTGTGATGTACTGATTTTATTGTCAGCTGCACTGAGCCCAGCCTGGTGTTGGGacagggtgggatattaaatttgataaaataaatgttttaatatgaCTCAGTTTCATACAGGCCAGGaataaaggttgccaacctccaggtgaaatcTGGACATAACTAGCCTATAGAATATGCTCTGAACGCTTTTGAGGATGGACTATATGGCACTATAGCTCACTGATGTCCATCTATAACCCACCCCCGACTCCACCTTTACATATCTATGGATTTTCCAACCTAGAGTTAGAAACCCCAGCTACAACCAATTACTGCAGATGCAATGTGGTAGATCACCAATGGCACCTGaaaagtatggggggggggggagatgcttgGTGGGTGGGGTGTGTAGGAACCCACCACTCTCTATATAACCCAAAATGCCCTCCAACATACCTGAGACCACTTAACAAGCCCACCCCTCAATCTGCCCCTCCCAGTCCACGCCcactcctgccccctcccacccaactCTCCAATAGCCACTCAACCAGCTCAACCCGGTCCTTCTAGTCCTGCCCAGCTCCTCACCCTCCATGTCCCAACAAGTCGCCCTAATGCTTTCTTTATAGACTATTCCCCTTCCAGGGGGCTCCACTTCGTGTTCCTCGACCCCCTCTGGGAGCTCCCCCCATTCCTCTATCCTCCTCGGCTGTCGTTACCATTTTCTTGCTCTCGGCGCCCCCGCGACTCCCTTGCCGCGCCATCCTGCCGGCTGCACTGTCGACTCCCTCCTCCGCCTGGCGGTAGCGGAAAAGAGCCCGGTGGGTGGAGCGGAAAAACCTCGGACGAGGCTGCTACGCGACCTCCCGTCAGAACGCATGCACTACAGCCCCCAGGATGCACCGCTCAGAGCGGGTAAACCGTCGAGCATGGTGGGAACGAGAAGAGTCTTCGGCGTCCCTCATAGGCCGAGAAAGCAGGAAAAGACCGGAAATGCCTCGAGATGCGCTCAGATTGAACTTCCGCTGAAGCCCCCATTGGCCCGAGTGTTCTCTGATGCCGTTCTATCGTTATGCATCTCTATGGTGGAGAATCGCTATGTTTTCTCGTGGGTTGTTTAGTATAGACAAACTCGCCCGTTAGGCTAGTAAGTGCTGTAGTGCGCATGTCCTTCGCATGGCTCTTTCCtctctgtctttttttgttttgcgcgCTTGGAAATTCTGAATTAACATCTTTCGTCTCTATGGCAATCGCCTCTTAAGACTCTTAACTGCCGCCATGTCCTGTAAGGTAGCAAGAGTCCAGAGGTGGGTGCTGTTGCTCAAGAAAACGTGAAAAGGGAGAAACGAGAAACAGGGCTTAatgaatagaccaggggtcgggaaccttttagactcaaagagccatttgggcccattttccccggaaaagaaaattcatggagccgcaccctgggggggggggggattccacttccttctcttcccccccggacggaggcgcggaggccgcttttttctctgggggggaggcagcggaggctgttgtttcgactctgctgcttctgttgctgcttcggctggtttcactttcaccgctgttgcggctccttccccctcccttcttcgacctgtcaaaaaatcccctgcgttgccaactccagggctgagctgtttcggggatttttgggcgaacggctggtgctggcttttttctctttgggggggggcggcggtggcgcggaggccactttcttctcttcccccctgggggggggcggcgcgcaggccgcttttttctcttcccccctggggggggcggtggcggcgcggaggccgctttcttctctctccccggggggcggcagcacggaggccgcttttttctctggggggggcggtggcgcggagccgctttcttctctggggggtggcggcggcgcggaggccgctttcttctcgggggggggggcggcggcggcgcggaggccgctttcttctctccccccgtcgggacggcggcacggcggcagtctctgcgcgggggaagggggcggaatcccacgctgcccaggaaggggcgtggagccgcaccacaggctctaaagagccgtttgcggctcgcgagccgcaggttcccgacccctggaatAGACTGAGAAAGCATTTAATTGTTAGGTTGCTTCCCAAATCCTCATAGGTGTTCATCCACCTACGGGGAAAAAACCCCCATCACTGTAGCCCATTCCATCTGGCTTTAGTCTGGGCGATGGGAAGGAGAAGGTACTGGTGGTTTTAGTCTGCCACCTCAATTAGAATATGTACAACAACTCTGCCAGTTATCATCAACAACATTCAACTCTATGGGCCATACCATCTTGCAGAAACATTTGGAGGTAGGTATCAAGAATAAGGATTCTAGCCAGAATTGATTATGGCAAGTCTCAGAAGACTGAAGTTGGAGACCCTCTGTCATTGAACATGCCACACCCTTCCTGTATAGGTGACAAGCCAATTTATGTTCACCTGCAGAGACTTATTGAACCAATAGGTTTCCGGAATGCACTCCAGGACCTGATGTCTCCCAGTGATTCATTAGATGGGCTGTTAGAGGTTGGAACAGCTAGCTCTCTGCAACCATGGATGAGATTGTACCCTGTGCCCTCTATGCCCTTGTGCCGGGCCAAACCAGCTGCGATGTACAACCTGAagctgagaaggaaaaaaggggagCTAACATGATTAGAATGAAGGAGGATTTGTGACGAAGaggcaagaacatcttataggacgcttatgaaatcatatgagatggcagtgaaaacaggaaaaggatTATTGTGCTTTCTGTCGCATTGTAAGGCAAGACTAGCTActgtttgcttcccccctcccttttgtcaCTGCCACCACTTGGGTAAAACCCAGCCCCCCTCTCTCAAGCATGATTATCCAAAGTGAACCTCACAAGGGTTCTATAGCATGCCAAGGAGCCAGACTGGTGGGTAAGAATTTCTGCAAACTCTCTCAAGTTAAACAAAACTTTATTTCTACAAAATGCAAATATTTGTCCCCCTCCCAGATCCAACACTATTGCTGGACAAGCAAGTTAATGAAGTTTCAAAAAGAGATCTTCTACCTGCTTTTTTAGCCTGGACAATGGCCCCCTATCTTGACTCAGACCCTGACCttatagcctaggctagcctgaacttgtcagatctcaaaaactacaCAGGGTTGACTCTGACATTTATCCGTTATTAATTTCCAAGGTCATTTGGATAACGTATACCTCAAAAAATTACTTGCAGGTGATAATCCGTGACTTAGAGGCAGATGCCAAATTTAGTGCATTTGTATATAAAGCATGCAGAGGATTTAATACTAAATGTAGTAAAGATTCATTTTAAAATCTCAATTCAATTTTTTAGATGTATGCTATAGGTTTTATTGAgggaaattgtttttaaacctgTTTTTTGATGAATTTCCTGAAACTTCCTGATTGTATATTTTTATACTGGTCTATGACTGCagttgactgactgactgactgaccttGGCATGTATTATTTGGATTGGAGGCAAGATTTATGACATGAGGGTTGTGACATgagggacaggcaatggcaaaccaatgcctcttgccttgaaaactccattaggggttgccataagtcagatgtgacttgatggagagaaaaaaacttGACTCTACTGACCTGGCCATGAAGGTCCATATTGTGGTTATCttaaggctagactactgtaaagCACTAGATATGGGTCTACCTTTAAAGACAACATGGTAACTCCAGTTAGTAACTGTTGGGCACCAGCAGGACATGCTCATCACACCCATTTTGCAGACATTCCATTGAATACCAATCAGTTGCCAACTTCAAGGTATTCATTATTACCTCAAAAGCTCTTAAGAGCCTTGGACCTACTTATTGCAAGACCAGCTTTCTTACTATGCTGCATCATGACAGCTTCTCTCCTCTGAGCCAAGCCTTCTAAAGAGCCCATCCTATAAATGCATAAGATCAGCAGCTGCCCATTCTTGTGCATTCTCAGTGGAATGGCCTGTCTGGGGAGGCTAGGACGCCTTATACAGATCTGTCTTTCTGTAGAATGTGCAAAACCAAAATGTCCTTAACCCTTACCCAACCGCTGTGGACTTCATTTCCCCTGAAGACAAGAGAACATTCCAATGTCCTGATATTTATGGTAAATGGAATTTGATCCAAGCCAGCCATCTCTCTTAAGAGAGAGCCCATGCAAAGCTCCATCTCTGATGCCGGAGGCTACTTACCAGTCAGAGCTAAATAAAATATAGTTCCTGCTCTATCACACCCTTAGCAATGGCTCTGAACTTCCCTGGCAAATAGGTAATCTGGTCGCGCTGGATTGTGCTTTGTCCAAAAGTGATCAAGCCTGCCAGGATGGTCCAATTTGGAATGGAAATGAATGGGTCATTCTAATATAAATCCTCAGGTCCAAGATGCCAGACCCTCGATGTAGCACTTTTGAGTCCTAGTAAGGTTTTAGGTTTCTGCCACAGTTCAAGAAGGCATTTTTGAAAAAAGAGTTTAGAACTGTAGTAAAATGAACAGCTCAGGAGGCCACCTTTATAATAGAACACTCCACTGTAGTGATTACTGTAGATAACCCACACTTTTCCTtaccttttaatccattttttatattatttactagcaggatacccatgctttgctacacatacttcatcacagcctctctatgaatttcggggtgacattcagcatacttctttacagcctgtttgtgaactttgggtgacatgcagcatatttcctcacagcctgtctgtggactgatgggttggttttcacatattttgcagcagcttcctgt of Sphaerodactylus townsendi isolate TG3544 linkage group LG06, MPM_Stown_v2.3, whole genome shotgun sequence contains these proteins:
- the TRAPPC3 gene encoding trafficking protein particle complex subunit 3, translated to MARQGSRGGAESKKMSSELFTLTYGALVTQLCKDYENDEDVNKQLDKMGYNIGVRLIEDFLARSNVGRCHDFRETADVIAKVAFKMYLGITPSITNWSPAGDEFSLILENNPLVDFVELPDNHSSLIYSNLLCGVLRGALEMVQMAVDVKFVQDTLKGDGVTEIRMKFIRRIEDNLPAGEE